A stretch of Dehalococcoidia bacterium DNA encodes these proteins:
- a CDS encoding acetylornithine transaminase yields the protein MTSTTTSSTTGAGSSADWQQREAAVFFQAAKRVPLTIMRGEGTAVYDVEGRRYLDFVAGIATNSLGHRHPTVVEAIKAQADTLIHISNVFYSEPQVQLAELLVRHSALDRAWFCNSGAEANEAAIKLARKWGGMHKQGASEIISTENGFHGRTLAAITASGTERYKQPFAPLPGGFVVVPFNDIEAMRAAVTPHTCAILLEPIQGEGGVNLPSAGYLAAVRQLCDEQHILLILDEVQTGVGRTGTLWGYQQYGAEPDIMTLAKGLAGGVPIGAILAKEPVAACFVPGDHGSTFGGNPLATATGYSVLKFVIENDLPAEVARKGERLMRGLHGFEDRHGSIAEVRGKGLLCAVQFSRDIADQVMKQCVERGLLVNMLRANLVRFSPPLTVTDAEIDEALASFEAALKAAE from the coding sequence ATGACGTCGACGACGACGAGCAGCACAACCGGCGCCGGCTCGAGCGCGGATTGGCAGCAGCGCGAGGCCGCGGTCTTCTTCCAGGCGGCCAAGCGTGTGCCGCTGACGATCATGCGCGGCGAAGGCACCGCCGTCTACGACGTGGAGGGCCGCCGCTACCTGGATTTCGTGGCCGGCATCGCCACCAACTCGCTCGGCCACCGCCATCCGACCGTGGTGGAGGCGATCAAGGCGCAGGCCGATACGCTGATCCACATCTCCAACGTTTTCTACAGCGAGCCGCAGGTGCAGCTGGCGGAGCTGCTGGTGCGGCATTCGGCGCTGGACCGCGCCTGGTTCTGCAACAGCGGCGCCGAGGCGAACGAGGCGGCGATCAAGCTGGCCCGCAAGTGGGGCGGCATGCACAAGCAGGGCGCCAGCGAGATCATCAGCACCGAGAACGGCTTTCACGGCCGCACCCTGGCCGCGATCACGGCCAGCGGCACCGAGCGCTACAAGCAACCGTTCGCGCCGCTGCCGGGCGGCTTCGTCGTCGTGCCTTTCAACGACATCGAAGCCATGCGCGCCGCCGTAACACCACACACCTGCGCAATCCTGCTGGAGCCGATCCAGGGCGAGGGCGGCGTGAACCTGCCCTCGGCCGGCTATCTCGCGGCCGTACGCCAACTCTGCGACGAGCAGCACATCCTGCTCATTCTGGACGAAGTGCAGACCGGCGTGGGCCGCACGGGCACGCTCTGGGGCTACCAGCAGTACGGCGCCGAGCCGGACATCATGACCCTGGCGAAGGGACTGGCCGGCGGCGTGCCGATCGGCGCCATCCTGGCGAAGGAGCCAGTCGCCGCCTGCTTCGTGCCCGGCGACCACGGCTCGACCTTCGGCGGCAACCCGCTGGCGACGGCGACGGGCTACTCGGTCTTGAAGTTCGTGATCGAGAACGATCTGCCGGCGGAGGTCGCGCGCAAGGGCGAGCGGCTGATGCGGGGTCTGCACGGCTTCGAAGACCGCCACGGCAGCATCGCCGAGGTGCGCGGCAAGGGCCTGCTCTGCGCGGTGCAGTTCAGCAGGGACATCGCCGACCAGGTCATGAAGCAGTGCGTGGAGCGCGGGCTGTTGGTCAACATGCTGCGCGCCAACCTTGTGCGCTTCTCCCCGCCGCTGACCGTCACTGACGCCGAGATCGACGAGGCCCTCGCCAGCTTCGAGGCCGCGCTGAAGGCGGCAGAATAG